A region of uncultured Draconibacterium sp. DNA encodes the following proteins:
- the xylA gene encoding xylose isomerase, giving the protein MSTKVYFPSVEKIKFEGKDSKNPMAFRYYNPEKVVYGKTMAEWFKFSMAWWHSLCADGGDPFGGGTQVHPWVGAEDAVQAAKDKMDAGFEFMEKMGIEYYCFHDIDLVSEGNSIEEYEANLKEIVAYAKQKQAETGIKLMWGTANVFSHARYMNGASTNPDFDTAARAMLQIKNSIDATIELGGKAYVFWGGREGYMSLLNTNMKREKQHLGTMLQMARDYGRSKGFTGTFLIEPKPMEPMKHQYDVDTETVMGFLKEYGLEKDFKINIEVNHATLAGHTFEHELQCAVDNGMLGAIDANRGDVQNGWDTDQFPIDLYELTQAMIVFLKGGGTQGGGTNFDAKIRRNSTDLEDLFIAHISGMDVMARALETAAAILEDSSYEKMLSERYASFDEGKGKEFEEGKLTFEDVYEYAKANGEPKQISGKQELYEAIVNMYI; this is encoded by the coding sequence ATGAGTACAAAAGTTTATTTTCCATCAGTGGAAAAAATCAAATTTGAAGGAAAAGACAGTAAAAATCCAATGGCTTTCCGTTACTACAATCCTGAAAAAGTAGTTTATGGAAAAACAATGGCTGAATGGTTTAAATTCTCAATGGCATGGTGGCACTCGTTGTGTGCCGATGGTGGCGATCCATTTGGTGGTGGCACACAGGTTCATCCATGGGTAGGCGCAGAAGATGCTGTACAAGCTGCAAAAGATAAAATGGATGCTGGTTTCGAATTCATGGAAAAAATGGGTATCGAATATTACTGTTTCCACGATATTGACTTAGTAAGCGAAGGTAACAGTATTGAAGAATACGAAGCAAACCTGAAAGAGATTGTTGCTTACGCAAAACAAAAGCAAGCAGAGACAGGAATTAAATTAATGTGGGGTACTGCCAACGTATTTTCTCATGCACGTTATATGAACGGTGCCAGCACGAATCCTGATTTTGATACTGCTGCCCGTGCGATGCTTCAAATTAAAAATTCAATTGACGCTACCATCGAATTAGGCGGTAAAGCATATGTATTCTGGGGAGGACGTGAAGGTTACATGTCGTTGTTGAACACAAACATGAAACGTGAAAAACAACACCTGGGAACTATGTTGCAAATGGCACGCGACTATGGACGTTCAAAAGGTTTTACCGGAACATTCCTTATTGAGCCAAAACCAATGGAGCCAATGAAACATCAATACGATGTGGACACAGAAACAGTAATGGGTTTCCTTAAAGAATATGGTTTAGAGAAAGATTTCAAAATCAATATTGAAGTAAACCACGCTACTTTGGCTGGTCACACATTCGAGCACGAATTACAATGTGCTGTTGATAATGGCATGCTTGGAGCAATTGATGCTAACCGTGGTGATGTTCAGAACGGATGGGATACTGACCAATTCCCAATCGACCTTTACGAATTAACTCAGGCAATGATCGTTTTCCTAAAAGGTGGTGGTACTCAAGGTGGTGGTACTAACTTTGATGCTAAAATCCGTCGTAACTCAACCGACCTTGAAGATCTATTCATTGCACACATTAGCGGAATGGATGTTATGGCACGTGCACTGGAAACAGCTGCTGCTATTTTGGAAGATTCATCATATGAGAAAATGCTTTCAGAGCGTTACGCGTCATTTGACGAAGGTAAAGGTAAAGAGTTTGAAGAAGGTAAACTTACATTCGAAGATGTTTACGAATATGCTAAAGCAAATGGCGAACCAAAACAAATAAGTGGTAAGCAAGAATTGTACGAAGCAATTGTAAACATGTACATTTAA
- a CDS encoding proline dehydrogenase family protein translates to MLNKLIANMLPFMPKKLVWVFSKRYIAGESMEEGLLASKLLNEKGIEVTVDILGEFITRLDEAEKNRDEYLEVIERFTSENVQGNFSIKPTMFGMLLDKEVCYNLLREVVQFAAQKDSFIRIDMEDSQCVDMELDIFRRLRQEFPKHVGLVLQAYLRRTASDLVALNDLNNANYPISFRLCKGIYVEPENIAFKEYDEVRKHFLRDLKYMFENKMYVGIATHDKFLVEESMKMIGEMNIPKDMYEFQMLYGVTPELRQLIVDNGHKMRVYVPFGEKWFNYSTRRLKENPKMAQHIIKALFIRG, encoded by the coding sequence ATGTTGAATAAGTTAATAGCAAATATGCTGCCTTTCATGCCCAAAAAGCTGGTTTGGGTTTTCTCGAAAAGGTACATTGCAGGTGAATCGATGGAAGAGGGTTTGCTTGCCTCAAAACTTTTGAATGAAAAGGGAATTGAAGTTACGGTTGATATTTTAGGTGAATTTATTACCAGACTTGACGAAGCAGAAAAAAACCGTGACGAATACCTGGAAGTGATTGAGCGCTTTACTTCGGAGAATGTACAAGGTAATTTCTCGATAAAACCAACCATGTTTGGGATGCTTCTGGATAAAGAGGTGTGCTACAACCTGCTTCGCGAAGTGGTTCAGTTTGCAGCACAAAAAGATTCTTTCATTCGAATTGATATGGAAGATTCGCAATGTGTTGACATGGAGTTGGATATTTTTCGTCGTTTGAGACAAGAATTTCCAAAACATGTTGGTCTCGTACTTCAGGCTTATTTACGCCGTACCGCAAGCGATTTGGTAGCACTGAACGACCTGAATAACGCAAACTACCCCATCAGTTTCCGGCTGTGTAAAGGTATTTACGTTGAACCCGAAAACATTGCTTTTAAAGAGTACGACGAAGTTCGCAAGCATTTCCTGAGGGATTTGAAATACATGTTTGAAAATAAAATGTACGTGGGAATAGCTACTCACGATAAATTTCTGGTTGAGGAATCGATGAAGATGATCGGGGAAATGAATATCCCGAAAGATATGTACGAGTTCCAGATGTTGTACGGAGTAACACCCGAACTGCGCCAGCTAATCGTTGACAACGGACATAAAATGCGTGTATATGTTCCGTTTGGCGAAAAATGGTTCAACTATTCAACCAGAAGATTAAAAGAGAATCCAAAAATGGCTCAACATATAATTAAGGCACTTTTTATAAGGGGGTAA
- the xylE gene encoding D-xylose transporter XylE — MKNNSFYIFSITIVATLGGLLFGYDTAVISGAEKSVQAFLIDSQGLSTLIHGLTISSALIGCIIGGGISGIFALKIGRRKSLMIAALLFFISALGSGYPEFLFFEKGQATLGLLYMFNVYRIIGGIGVGMASAIVPMYIGEIAPEGIRGRLVSINQFAIIFGMLVVYFVNWGIANGQTLEWINEIGWRRMFLSESIPAGLFGLLLFFVPETPRYLALKQKDSEALVILEKINGKSRAKEILNDIKATVESHSGKLWSYGKLVIIIGILLSVFQQFVGINVALYYAPRIFESMGAAKDASMLQTIVMGLVNVIFTVIAIVTVDKWGRKPLLMVGSIGMAVGMFAIAGLALFEIIGISTLIFIIVYTASFMMSWGPICWVLISEIFPNKIRGRAVAIAVVAQWAANYFISSTYPAMMEFSGAVTYGFYGLMSLLSFFFVWKMVPETKGKTLEEMESLWKK, encoded by the coding sequence ATGAAGAACAATAGTTTTTATATTTTTTCGATAACCATTGTAGCCACACTAGGAGGCTTGCTCTTTGGTTACGATACAGCGGTTATTTCAGGTGCCGAGAAATCGGTACAAGCCTTCCTCATCGATAGTCAGGGCCTAAGTACTTTAATTCACGGCTTAACCATTTCAAGTGCCTTAATTGGCTGTATTATTGGAGGTGGAATATCGGGTATTTTTGCACTAAAAATTGGCCGTAGAAAATCGCTGATGATCGCCGCCTTGCTGTTTTTTATATCAGCGTTGGGTTCGGGATATCCTGAATTCTTATTTTTCGAAAAAGGCCAGGCCACTTTGGGGCTGTTATACATGTTTAATGTTTACCGCATAATTGGAGGAATTGGCGTTGGTATGGCATCGGCTATTGTTCCCATGTATATTGGCGAAATTGCCCCTGAAGGTATTCGCGGACGATTAGTTTCGATAAACCAGTTTGCGATCATCTTTGGAATGTTGGTTGTATACTTTGTTAACTGGGGAATTGCTAATGGTCAAACGCTGGAATGGATCAACGAAATCGGATGGAGAAGAATGTTCTTATCCGAGTCGATACCTGCTGGTTTATTTGGACTATTGCTGTTTTTCGTTCCCGAAACACCACGATACCTCGCTTTGAAACAAAAAGATAGCGAAGCCCTTGTTATTCTCGAAAAAATTAATGGAAAAAGCAGGGCAAAAGAAATTCTTAACGATATTAAAGCGACCGTTGAAAGTCATTCAGGCAAATTATGGTCGTACGGAAAACTGGTAATTATTATTGGTATTCTGCTTTCAGTATTTCAGCAATTTGTAGGCATTAATGTGGCATTGTATTACGCCCCACGCATATTCGAAAGTATGGGAGCTGCAAAAGACGCTTCGATGTTGCAAACCATTGTAATGGGATTAGTGAACGTTATTTTTACTGTTATAGCCATTGTAACGGTTGATAAATGGGGCCGTAAACCACTGTTAATGGTTGGTTCAATCGGGATGGCCGTTGGAATGTTTGCAATAGCAGGCTTAGCTTTGTTCGAAATAATTGGAATTAGCACACTTATATTCATCATTGTTTATACTGCTTCATTTATGATGTCGTGGGGACCTATTTGCTGGGTTCTTATTTCGGAAATCTTCCCGAATAAAATTCGTGGTCGTGCAGTTGCAATTGCGGTTGTTGCTCAGTGGGCAGCTAACTACTTTATTTCATCAACCTATCCGGCCATGATGGAGTTCAGTGGTGCGGTAACTTATGGTTTTTATGGATTAATGAGTTTACTGTCTTTCTTCTTTGTTTGGAAGATGGTACCCGAAACAAAAGGAAAAACTTTGGAGGAGATGGAAAGTCTCTGGAAAAAATAG
- a CDS encoding GDSL-type esterase/lipase family protein, which translates to MSISRRNFLYKSTAGAVAAASISSIVSACVSEPKQKAASIFAKGNTVLFQGDSITDAGRDKQNETPNRAWSFGNGYALLAASQLLNTYPEEQLTIYNRGISGNKVFQLADRWDKDCMELKPDVLSILIGVNDYWHTRDGHYDGTIEIYENDYRALLKRTQEAFPGIKLVLCEPFYVLKTSAVDETWIEPMQQYQVAAKKISDEFETIWVPFQKVFDEAIKHAPGTYWTPDGVHPSMAGAELMAEAWLKAVGE; encoded by the coding sequence ATGAGTATTTCCAGAAGAAACTTCTTATACAAATCAACCGCAGGAGCAGTGGCTGCTGCAAGTATTTCAAGTATCGTTTCGGCATGTGTTTCAGAACCGAAACAAAAGGCAGCATCAATTTTTGCAAAAGGCAATACGGTATTGTTTCAGGGGGATTCGATCACAGATGCCGGTCGCGACAAACAAAACGAAACGCCAAACCGGGCATGGTCGTTTGGAAATGGTTATGCGCTTTTGGCAGCTTCACAACTATTAAATACCTATCCTGAAGAACAACTTACTATCTACAACCGGGGGATTAGTGGTAATAAGGTTTTTCAACTGGCCGACCGCTGGGACAAAGATTGTATGGAATTAAAACCTGATGTGCTGAGTATTTTAATAGGAGTGAACGACTACTGGCACACTCGCGATGGTCATTACGACGGCACCATTGAGATTTATGAGAACGATTACCGTGCATTGCTAAAACGTACACAAGAAGCTTTTCCGGGTATAAAATTGGTTTTGTGCGAGCCATTTTATGTGCTTAAAACAAGTGCAGTTGACGAAACATGGATTGAGCCGATGCAACAATACCAGGTGGCGGCAAAAAAGATATCAGACGAATTTGAAACCATTTGGGTACCTTTTCAGAAAGTATTTGATGAGGCGATTAAACACGCTCCGGGAACCTATTGGACACCCGATGGAGTGCACCCATCAATGGCAGGCGCCGAATTAATGGCCGAGGCCTGGCTGAAAGCTGTTGGCGAATAG
- a CDS encoding nitroreductase family protein: MIKELITRNRSYRRFDEAEKISSEQITKWIDLARLSASGRNAQPLKYAIINKPEMCAKIFPFLGWAGYLTNWKGPAEGERPVAYVAVIKDRNIAENHYCDDGIAMQSILLGATEDGFGGCMIGSVNKARVAKLLGLDEKLELLYIIALGKPAETVVIDEAKNGEIKYWRDENGVHHVPKRPIDEIVICKD, from the coding sequence ATGATCAAGGAACTTATAACCCGTAATCGCAGTTACCGCCGGTTTGATGAGGCGGAAAAAATTTCTTCAGAACAAATTACCAAATGGATTGACCTGGCACGGCTTTCGGCCAGTGGAAGAAATGCGCAGCCGTTAAAATATGCCATTATTAACAAACCCGAAATGTGTGCAAAAATCTTTCCTTTTCTGGGGTGGGCCGGCTATTTAACCAACTGGAAAGGACCGGCTGAAGGGGAGCGCCCCGTGGCGTATGTTGCCGTTATTAAAGACCGCAATATTGCGGAAAACCACTATTGCGACGACGGAATTGCCATGCAAAGCATTTTACTGGGGGCTACCGAAGATGGTTTTGGCGGTTGTATGATTGGTTCGGTAAATAAAGCCAGGGTAGCAAAGTTACTGGGGCTGGACGAGAAGCTGGAATTATTATATATTATTGCATTGGGCAAACCAGCAGAGACGGTTGTAATTGATGAGGCCAAAAATGGTGAAATAAAATACTGGCGCGATGAAAATGGAGTTCATCATGTGCCCAAACGACCGATTGATGAGATTGTAATTTGTAAAGATTAA
- a CDS encoding superoxide dismutase, with protein sequence MAFSLPKLPYANNALEPVISEKTIEFHYGKHHQAYVNNVNSLIEGTEFENASLEDIIKKAEGGIFNNGAQVWNHTFYFMQFSPDGCKEPKDELKAAIDAKFGSFDAFKEAFSKAAATLFGSGWAWLVVDENGELEIVQTSNAGNPLRDGKKPLLTCDVWEHAYYLDKQNARPAYVADFWKIVDWKVVSERFA encoded by the coding sequence ATGGCATTTAGTTTACCAAAACTTCCGTATGCAAATAATGCATTGGAACCAGTAATAAGTGAAAAAACAATCGAGTTCCACTATGGCAAACACCACCAGGCTTATGTGAATAACGTAAATAGCCTGATTGAAGGAACTGAGTTTGAAAATGCAAGTTTGGAAGACATTATTAAAAAGGCCGAAGGTGGTATTTTTAATAACGGAGCACAGGTTTGGAACCACACTTTCTATTTTATGCAATTTAGTCCTGATGGTTGTAAAGAACCAAAGGATGAATTAAAAGCAGCCATTGATGCTAAATTTGGATCGTTTGATGCTTTTAAAGAGGCATTTTCGAAAGCAGCTGCCACTTTGTTTGGCTCGGGCTGGGCATGGTTGGTTGTTGATGAAAACGGCGAACTGGAAATCGTTCAGACAAGTAATGCAGGTAACCCTTTACGCGATGGTAAAAAACCGCTACTAACCTGCGATGTTTGGGAGCATGCCTACTACCTGGATAAGCAAAATGCACGTCCTGCTTATGTTGCCGACTTTTGGAAAATTGTAGATTGGAAAGTTGTTTCAGAACGTTTTGCTTAA
- a CDS encoding PaaI family thioesterase translates to MDFTQLSFDTPVELINQAIKDTLVGSLGIEITKIGDGSVEGMLDLSEKNSRPGGILHGGANLAMGETLAGLGSMLLVDMNAYDVLGIMVNGNHTGVLKKGKALAVAKIVHQGKQTHVWNVDICNEEGRLISSVRVTNMITEKNDR, encoded by the coding sequence ATGGATTTTACACAATTATCATTCGATACACCTGTTGAGCTAATCAATCAGGCCATTAAAGACACACTTGTCGGGAGCCTCGGAATTGAGATTACAAAAATTGGAGATGGAAGTGTTGAGGGGATGTTGGATCTTTCTGAAAAAAACTCACGCCCGGGAGGCATTTTACACGGCGGCGCCAACCTTGCAATGGGCGAAACACTTGCGGGTTTGGGCAGCATGTTATTAGTTGACATGAATGCCTACGATGTATTGGGAATTATGGTAAACGGCAATCACACAGGCGTGTTAAAAAAAGGCAAGGCATTGGCGGTTGCAAAAATCGTTCACCAGGGCAAACAAACGCATGTGTGGAATGTTGATATTTGCAATGAAGAAGGGAGATTGATTTCATCTGTACGTGTTACCAATATGATTACTGAAAAGAATGACCGATAA
- a CDS encoding GntR family transcriptional regulator: MNIKFTIEKNSNVLKFQQLVDAILDSISRNELKEGDMLPSVNQIMKDCKLSRDTVFKAYAELKKRGVVESVPNRGYFVTRKITKIFLFLDTFKAYKEVLYHSILNHLPKNISVDLHFHHYNIDLFDKIITESVGRYTKYIVMNFDHKKVKNVIDKIPEEQLLIIDWKINGEGKSSVYQNFGEAVYNCLDENKSAISKYKRFTLFYPDFTYHPREIVDHFERFAKKYKLNHRVITTFDEFDLKEGDLYFLVSDRTLARFLDQCSEKGFEPGQEVGVISYNETPMKKYVKEGITVISTDFNQMGKKAAEFIVQGKPVNVEIPTSLKLRSSL; encoded by the coding sequence ATGAACATAAAATTCACTATAGAAAAGAACTCCAATGTTCTGAAATTCCAGCAATTGGTTGACGCCATTCTCGACTCGATCAGCCGAAACGAGTTAAAAGAAGGCGACATGCTTCCTTCGGTAAATCAGATTATGAAGGATTGCAAACTATCGAGAGATACCGTTTTTAAAGCTTATGCCGAGCTTAAAAAACGTGGTGTGGTAGAATCGGTTCCCAACCGCGGCTATTTTGTTACCCGAAAAATTACCAAAATATTTTTGTTCCTCGATACGTTTAAGGCCTACAAAGAAGTGCTCTATCACTCTATTCTGAATCATTTGCCTAAAAACATTAGTGTTGATCTGCACTTTCACCATTACAACATCGACCTTTTCGATAAAATTATTACCGAAAGCGTGGGACGTTACACTAAATATATTGTAATGAATTTCGACCACAAAAAGGTAAAAAATGTTATCGATAAAATTCCGGAAGAACAACTGCTTATTATCGACTGGAAAATAAATGGTGAAGGAAAATCGAGTGTTTATCAGAATTTTGGGGAAGCCGTTTATAATTGCCTCGATGAAAATAAAAGTGCCATTTCGAAATACAAACGTTTTACGCTTTTTTACCCGGATTTCACTTATCACCCGCGTGAGATTGTGGACCATTTCGAACGTTTTGCTAAGAAATATAAATTAAACCACAGGGTAATAACAACCTTCGATGAATTTGACTTAAAGGAAGGAGACCTTTATTTTCTGGTGAGCGACCGTACCTTGGCAAGATTTCTCGATCAGTGTTCTGAAAAAGGATTTGAACCCGGACAAGAAGTCGGCGTAATCTCGTACAACGAAACACCGATGAAAAAATACGTTAAGGAAGGCATAACGGTAATTTCAACCGATTTTAACCAAATGGGGAAAAAAGCAGCTGAGTTTATCGTACAGGGCAAGCCTGTAAATGTTGAGATTCCAACAAGCTTAAAACTCAGATCATCGCTGTAA
- a CDS encoding FGGY family carbohydrate kinase, which yields MHLLGLDIGSSSVKVSLVEANSGNLVASSFYPKQEMKITAHKAGWAEQAPELWWENLKLALAEVLSTANIDKESIESIGISYQMHGLVMVDKNQEVLRPSIIWCDSRAAVYGDKAFEEIGGQRCLTNLLNSPGNFTASKLKWVKENEPETFAKVHKIMLPGDYIAMKLTGEAQTTISGLSEGIMWNFNENDLATMLFDNYGFSSDIIPEIVPTFATSGQLSAKTAAELGLSTKTKVSYRAGDQPNNALSLNVLNPGEIATTAGTSGVVYGVSSEIKYDPQSRVNTFAHVNHTQEDPRLGVLLCINGTGILNAWLKRMVAEDLSYEAMNHLASKVAIGSDGISILPFGNGAERVLQNKNIGSQFSGISFNIHDKGHLLRAAQEGIVFSFNYGMEIMKNIGINPSVIRAGKANMFLSPIFRDTLAGISGATIELYNTDGSVGAARGAGVGSGYYKSFNEAFGSLKKLETIEPDLKKKAEYEEAYGNWKNLLEKFI from the coding sequence ATGCACTTATTAGGACTCGATATCGGAAGCTCTTCAGTTAAGGTTTCGTTAGTAGAAGCAAACAGTGGAAACCTGGTAGCTTCATCGTTTTACCCAAAACAGGAAATGAAAATTACCGCACACAAAGCAGGCTGGGCAGAACAAGCTCCGGAGCTTTGGTGGGAAAATCTGAAGTTGGCATTGGCCGAAGTTCTCTCAACCGCCAATATTGATAAAGAAAGTATTGAGTCGATTGGTATTTCGTATCAAATGCATGGACTGGTAATGGTTGACAAAAACCAGGAAGTTTTGCGCCCGTCGATTATTTGGTGCGACAGCCGCGCTGCTGTTTATGGCGACAAGGCTTTTGAGGAAATTGGTGGACAGCGTTGTTTAACCAATCTGTTAAACTCGCCGGGTAACTTTACCGCATCGAAACTAAAATGGGTAAAAGAAAATGAGCCGGAGACTTTTGCCAAGGTTCATAAAATTATGCTCCCGGGTGATTATATTGCGATGAAACTTACCGGCGAAGCACAAACAACCATCAGCGGTCTTTCTGAGGGAATTATGTGGAATTTCAATGAAAACGACCTGGCTACAATGTTGTTCGACAACTATGGTTTTTCGTCCGATATTATTCCTGAAATAGTACCTACTTTTGCAACATCGGGCCAGCTGAGCGCCAAAACGGCTGCCGAACTTGGTCTATCAACAAAAACAAAAGTAAGTTATCGAGCAGGCGACCAGCCTAACAACGCACTTTCGCTGAATGTGCTGAATCCGGGCGAAATTGCCACAACAGCCGGAACTTCGGGAGTGGTTTATGGTGTAAGCAGCGAAATTAAATACGATCCGCAATCGCGGGTAAACACATTTGCACACGTTAATCATACTCAGGAAGATCCACGACTTGGCGTTCTGCTGTGTATTAACGGAACAGGTATTTTAAATGCCTGGTTGAAACGAATGGTAGCCGAAGATCTTTCGTATGAAGCGATGAACCACCTGGCTTCGAAAGTGGCTATCGGGTCGGATGGCATCTCTATCCTACCCTTTGGAAACGGCGCCGAGCGTGTTCTTCAGAACAAAAATATCGGATCGCAATTTAGCGGTATCAGTTTTAACATTCACGATAAAGGACACTTGCTGCGTGCGGCTCAGGAAGGAATCGTTTTCTCGTTCAATTACGGAATGGAGATCATGAAAAATATTGGTATTAATCCGTCTGTTATTCGTGCAGGGAAAGCAAATATGTTCCTCAGCCCGATTTTCAGAGACACGCTTGCCGGAATCTCAGGAGCCACAATCGAATTATACAATACCGACGGATCGGTTGGTGCTGCACGAGGTGCCGGAGTTGGATCAGGTTATTACAAATCGTTTAATGAGGCATTTGGCAGTCTGAAAAAGTTGGAAACCATTGAACCGGACTTGAAGAAAAAAGCTGAATACGAAGAAGCTTACGGCAACTGGAAGAATTTATTGGAGAAATTCATCTAA
- a CDS encoding MATE family efflux transporter, whose amino-acid sequence MNKSILKLALPNIISNITVPLLGLIDLALMGHLGSDVYIGAISLGSVIFNIIYWGFGFLRMSTSGFTAQAFGEKKPTEAITILVRALLLTIIISVFILLLQSPIAWASFKVIGGSPEVEKLAEAYFRIRVWAAPAALSLFVFSGWFLGMQNARYPMIIAIVVNVVNILLSAFFVFGLDMKSEGVALGTAISQYIGLLTAIILLLKKYRSMLPKVTKAGIIDLKFMSSFFKVNSDIFIRTFCIIVVFTFFTSKSASINDTVLAVNSILLQFLMFFSFFIDGFAFAGEALVGKFIGAKQIDNLKKVVKLLLYWGLALAITFTLLYWTGTNFILKLLTSQKDVIQTAQQFLIWVVLIPIASVGSFIWDGIYIGATASRPMRNSLLVSTFLIFAPVYYFLNPVWNNHALWVGMLLFMFSRGVILSLLYKKTILTPISGND is encoded by the coding sequence ATGAATAAAAGTATTTTAAAACTTGCCCTTCCCAATATCATCAGTAACATAACTGTTCCGTTACTTGGATTGATTGATCTGGCCCTGATGGGACACCTCGGATCGGACGTATACATTGGTGCCATTTCACTGGGTAGCGTAATTTTTAATATCATTTACTGGGGATTTGGTTTTCTACGAATGAGTACCTCCGGTTTTACAGCACAGGCTTTTGGTGAAAAAAAACCGACCGAGGCTATTACAATTCTGGTTCGGGCATTATTGCTAACCATTATTATCAGTGTTTTTATACTACTGCTTCAGTCGCCCATTGCCTGGGCAAGTTTTAAAGTTATAGGCGGAAGTCCGGAAGTTGAAAAACTTGCCGAAGCCTATTTCCGTATCCGTGTTTGGGCCGCACCTGCCGCTTTAAGTCTGTTTGTTTTTAGCGGGTGGTTTTTGGGTATGCAAAATGCACGCTACCCGATGATTATCGCAATTGTGGTTAATGTTGTTAATATTCTGTTGAGTGCATTTTTTGTTTTTGGCCTTGATATGAAATCAGAAGGCGTAGCTTTAGGAACGGCTATTTCGCAATATATTGGGTTATTAACCGCCATTATTCTGTTACTGAAAAAATACAGAAGTATGTTACCCAAAGTCACCAAAGCAGGAATTATCGACCTAAAATTTATGTCGAGTTTCTTTAAGGTGAATTCTGATATTTTCATCCGAACTTTCTGTATTATAGTTGTATTCACTTTTTTTACCTCGAAATCGGCCAGCATTAACGACACTGTACTTGCCGTAAATTCAATATTACTTCAGTTTTTAATGTTCTTCTCCTTTTTTATCGATGGTTTTGCCTTTGCCGGCGAAGCATTGGTTGGCAAATTTATAGGAGCCAAACAAATTGACAACTTAAAAAAAGTAGTAAAACTGCTACTTTACTGGGGACTGGCACTGGCAATTACTTTTACCCTACTCTACTGGACGGGCACCAATTTTATTTTAAAACTACTCACCTCTCAAAAAGATGTAATCCAAACTGCCCAGCAATTTCTTATTTGGGTGGTACTTATTCCAATTGCCAGTGTTGGCTCATTCATTTGGGATGGAATCTACATCGGGGCAACAGCATCGCGCCCCATGAGAAACAGCTTGTTGGTTTCAACTTTTCTGATTTTTGCCCCGGTATATTATTTCTTAAATCCGGTATGGAATAATCATGCCTTATGGGTGGGAATGTTGCTTTTCATGTTTTCGAGGGGAGTTATTTTATCGCTCTTATACAAAAAAACAATCCTGACTCCAATTAGCGGAAATGATTAA
- a CDS encoding superoxide dismutase, with protein MAFELPKLGYDYTALEPHIDARTMEIHHSKHHAGYTTNLNGAIEGTDLAGKSIEEILSGVSGQSVAVRNNGGGFYNHNLYWEVIAPGGAPAPEGVLLDAVNDSFGSIENFQEAFVKAALTRFGSGWAWLVLQNNKLVVSSTPNQDNPLMDVAEVQGTPILGIDVWEHAYYLNYQNRRPDYVNAFWNLINWDEVARRFKG; from the coding sequence ATGGCATTTGAATTACCAAAATTAGGATACGATTACACGGCACTGGAGCCACATATTGATGCAAGAACGATGGAGATCCATCACAGTAAGCACCACGCAGGTTATACAACAAACCTGAATGGGGCAATTGAAGGAACTGATCTTGCAGGAAAATCAATAGAAGAAATTTTAAGTGGTGTGTCGGGTCAATCAGTAGCAGTACGTAACAATGGTGGTGGATTTTATAACCACAATTTGTACTGGGAAGTAATTGCACCGGGTGGTGCACCGGCTCCGGAAGGAGTTTTATTAGATGCAGTAAATGATTCATTTGGAAGCATAGAAAATTTTCAGGAAGCCTTCGTCAAGGCAGCTTTGACTCGCTTTGGGTCAGGTTGGGCATGGTTGGTTCTTCAAAACAATAAGCTGGTGGTTTCGTCTACGCCCAATCAGGATAATCCGCTGATGGATGTGGCCGAAGTTCAGGGAACTCCAATTTTGGGGATTGATGTATGGGAACATGCATATTACCTGAACTACCAAAACAGACGTCCGGATTATGTGAATGCATTCTGGAATCTCATCAACTGGGATGAAGTCGCCAGGCGGTTTAAAGGTTAG